In Erpetoichthys calabaricus chromosome 2, fErpCal1.3, whole genome shotgun sequence, a genomic segment contains:
- the LOC127526838 gene encoding uncharacterized protein LOC127526838 — protein sequence MVGQAAQMPNISRLVEAVCIELSRIHPEGTTICGVRVNRWAAVMRDYICIQENILTNPVLMAQTRIQLFPLNQRTLAQWHLTRTRELVRRALEMAVPLPSSSALASEPTPAVRPRPTGPEQSAAPCHEYSDLPDLSGQATQRTRGPMDVAPPIVGHPPVPQEAPATQPLLPPADTAASPLPSPQARPSVPRTTAWRRKKKQEAEELAQQQGIPPKQRKKVEAFVCQRCGRPKTKEFGHSRFGRETFCSISAGRSVQEWLEEKRRAKQNRAGGDGH from the exons ATGGTCGGCCAAGCCGCACAGATGCCAAACATCAGCCGTCTTGTGGAGGCCGTTTGTATAGAGCTGTCCAGGATTCACCCCGAAGGAACCACCATCTGCGGCGTGAGGGTGAACCGCTGGGCAGCTGTGATGCGGGATTATATCTGCATCCAAGAGAACATCCTTACAAACCCGGTACTCATGGCCCAGACACGTATCCAGTTATTCCCCCTCAATCAGCGCACCCTGGCACAATG GCACCTCACTCGCACCAGGGAGCTGGTACGGCGGGCTCTGGAGATGGCCGTGCCATTGCCATCCAGCTCGGCCCTTGCTTCGGAGCCCACCCCTGCCGTACGGCCACGGCCCACGGGCCCCGAGCAGTCCGCTGCACCATGTCATGAATACTCGGACCTGCCTGACCTGTCCGGTCAGGCGACGCAGCGAACTCGGGGCCCCATGGATGTGGCACCGCCAATTGTTGGCCACCCCCCCGTGCCACAAGAAGCACCCGCCACCCAGCCACTCCTCCCGCCGGCTGACACTGCCGCTTCTCCGCTTCCATCGCCGCAGGCGAGACCTTCAGTACCCCGCACCACTGCCTGGCGGCGGAAGAAAAAACAGGAGGCGGAGGAGCTGGCGCAACAGCAAGGTATCCCtcccaaacaaagaaaaaaagtggaGGCCTTTGTTTGCCAGCGCTGTGGCCGTCCTAAAACAAAAGAGTTCGGCCACAGCCGCTTTGGGAGGGAAACCTTTTGTTCCATCTCAGCCGGCAGAAGTGTCCAGGAGTGGCTGGAGGAAAAGAGGAGAGCGAAGCAAAATCGTGCCGGGGGGGATGGCCACTAA